A genomic window from Nicotiana sylvestris chromosome 11, ASM39365v2, whole genome shotgun sequence includes:
- the LOC104236276 gene encoding equilibrative nucleotide transporter 8 — translation MVQNLKGMEKGGSFIRDENEPRDTYKIAYIIHFLLGAGNLLPWNAFITAVDYFGYLYPTKHVENVFSVAYMTSSVLILVLMLSWTKWNQTLSLRLRLNLGFSMFVLSLMVTPIIEWTNWHQNGTNVESNAAYFVIVASVVICGLADGLIGGSLVGSAGKLPKQYMQAIFAGTASSGVLISILRIITKVSLPHTPQGLKTSAHLYFITSTTILIGCIICCNLLYKLPVMQQHYALVQDNCLPCSRHKFQDMARTIRWPAFGIFAIYTVTLSIFPGFLAENLESKLFKDWYPILLITVYNVSDFAGKSFTAVYVLKSFGKATWFCIARLIFYPLFTACLHGPKWLKNEVPIIFLTTMLGLTNGYLTSVIMILAPKSVPTSEAEIAAIVMAVSLGMGLVSGSVLGWFWII, via the exons ATGGTGCAAAATCTCAAGGGAATGGAGAAGGGAGGATCTTTTATAAGGGATGAAAATGAGCCAAGGGACACTTACAAAATTGCATATATAATCCATTTCTTGCTTGGTGCAGGCAATTTGCTGCCTTGGAATGCCTTTATTACAGCTGTTGATTATTTTGGATATCTTTATCCAACCAAACATGTTGAAAATGTTTTCTCTGTTGCATACATGACTTCCTCTGTCTTGATTCTTGTTTTGATGTTGAGTTGGACCAAATGGAACCAAACATTGAGCCTTAGATTGAGATTGAATCTTGGGTTTTCAATGTTTGTTCTTTCTTTAATGGTAACTCCAATTATAGAGTGGACTAATTGGCACCAAAATGGTACAAATGTGGAATCAAATGCAGCCTATTTTGTAATTGTTGCATCAGTTGTTATATGTGGTTTAGCTGATGGTTTAATTGGAGGAAGCTTGGTTGGCTCTGCTGGTAAATTACCAAAACAATACATGCAAGCAATTTTTGCTggaactgcttcttcag GTGTTTTAATTTCCATATTAAGGATTATAACCAAGGTGTCACTTCCACATACTCCACAAGGTCTCAAGACAAGTGCTCATTTGTATTTCATAACCAGCACAACAATTTTGATAGGTTGCATTATCTGCTGCAACTTGTTATATAAACTGCCAGTAATGCAGCAACATTACGCACTTGTTCAAGATAATTGCTTACCATGCTCAAGACATAAATTCCAGGATATGGCAAGAACTATAAGATGGCCAGCATTTGGTATTTTCGCGATTTATACGGTTACTTTGTCCATTTTTCCAGGGTTCTTGGCAGAAAATCTTGAATCAAAGTTGTTCAAAGATTGGTATCCCATTTTGCTGATTACAGTTTACAACGTGTCGGATTTCGCGGGGAAATCTTTCACTGCAGTATATGTTCTCAAGAGCTTTGGAAAGGCTACTTGGTTTTGTATTGCTAGGCTAATTTTCTATCCTTTGTTTACTGCTTGTCTACATGGTCCTAAATGGCTAAAAAATGAAGTACCAATTATTTTTCTAACGACGATGCTCGGTTTGACCAATGGATACTTGACAAGTGTCATCATGATTCTTGCTCCAAAGTCAGTGCCAACTTCTGAAGCAGAAATAGCTGCAATTGTTATGGCTGTTTCCTTAGGGATGGGATTAGTGTCTGGTTCTGTTCTTGGTTGGTTCTGGATTATCTGA